ccccagGATTTGCCAGCCCCTCCCCTGATCAGTCAGCATTAGCTGGTCCCGGTGGCCGGCCCAGGATTTCAGCTGCTTATCCACCCGTTTACTGTCCCAACAGAATCTATCCAAATCCCCCAGATTCCTCCAGACTGAGCCCCTTTCCGGGCCCCTGAGGTGGGAGCGAGTTTACCTGCCAGGTGGGCGTCTCAGGGATTATCTTCCCAGCCTCCAGATAGCATTCCAACTTGGTCGACCTCGAAGGTTGGGGATTTTGGAAGATGCATTTTAGATATTGGGCCTCTACACTGGTAGGATACAGCTGAAGTCACCTTCTCGGTgaacttaaaatattttatttatttgtatccacccatccatccatccatccatccagcagaGTCAGGGTTGCAGAAGGGCCTACAGcttttcccaggcagcacagggcacaagacttGGGTATTGTTGAGTACTGTTGGGGACTGTTGAGTACTTTTGGGTACTGTTGAGTACTGTTGAGTACTGTTGGGGACTGTTGGAGACCGTTGAGGACTGATTGGAtttttaaacttaaataacagatttttgtttagttttttttttattgagtttATTGAAGGAGTACCagtaaatttttttaattaaattaagaaattaatatatttttgagTTATACGACCCCTCTACCACCCTAAACTCCTGTCCTAATGGGCTTGGTTGCCTTggggtgtgatttttttttgcagggtCGATCCGCTTGGTGACGGTGTTATGAGAATGCGAGCCCAGGTCAGCGATGGCGGCGGGCAGGATCATCCTGGGAGGATCCTGAGCATTACACAGCGGGGGATGCAGACAAAGATGTTTCTGGAACGTTTCCTCTGGAGAACTAAAAAAAGGAGTGGGAGGGGGTCGAGGTCGCGATCCTGACAGAAATGGGTCCCTCCAGCTTCCTCTCGGAGGAATAAACCCACAGGCTAAAATGGGCCCGACAGGCCTGATCTATATTTGTGTGCCGGTTCGTCCTGAAACTTATTTTCGGCCGTTTATGATTGATTACGACGAGTCTTAGCGGAGGGATCATCTCCATCGACGGTGGGCGTGCATTCGACGCTCACAGGTGTTTCCTcccatggggcgggggggggggttctctcgCTGTGTGTATCACGGCCTGACCCCGGAGATCTCTGAGTAGCGATGGGGGCCCCGGGGTCTTGGCGGCCTGAGAGGATGAAGCAGAGGAGCAGGGGGCACTAGCTCTCCTTAGCTTGGGGGCACAGCGGAGGGCACAGCTCAGGATCGACTCGCATACTTTACAATGGAGAACCATCAGTCCATGATACGGGTCGGTTCCTGGTGggagtggaaaagtgccattaGCCCGCAGATCCCTATGTTTTCAATGATAAATTCTTGTGATGTTTGACGCGTTATTTTATCTTTTCCAAGGTCTTTGctcccatagcttctgggatagacccctatgaccctgcataggagaagcagaatggatggatggatcgatagactgatggatggatgggtggaaaTAGACTGTTTATTGAGTCATGTGTTATTTATTGTTTCCATAACCGTCCTTTGGCATCTGTCTTTGCGGTTGTTGTTCCACttctctattattttttttaatcattctttctttcctttttcccTGGTTCATACCACCATTTTGTATAAACGATGTAGTAATAGGTTGTCACACAGTCTCAAGTGTCTTGAGCCGACTGTTGTCAAAGGCGCTATATGAAATCAATCGAGTTGAATCGAATTGAATCTTTGCATACCGATGTGGCTTAAGGAATAGGCCAAACAGTTTTCCATTGTATGTACAATCAGAGAGTGACGATGGAGAATTCCGCTTTCTGAATTCGCAGAGATCACGGGCAGGGAAAAgcctgggattttttttacagttagTTAAAATGCGGATCTGTCTAAGAAGACGTCAAATGCTAAAGCCGTCCCTGAAAGACTGTAAGGCTTTGTCGCTCTGTTTTGGACAGGACAGTCAGTAGGGGGACAGAGTAGGGGACAGAACCGGCAGGTGAGTGGGTTTTGTCCCATCGCTCAAATgtgataaaacaaaaaaaaactagggGAAACCAGAAGATCACCTTGCCCAAGCAGTGCAGGTGATATCAGCCTAGGGCTGGATGATTTTCAGAAGCCCAGATGGTTGGGAAGCCTCCCAAATCCTGTACTGGACATGGTGGTTAAGGTCCCCTTACATTTACATGTCGGGGAGACAGAAGATCATTGCTCTCAGCAAATTGGCCGTAACCGATGATTTTAACGTCTTTATCCAGCAGGCGCTTTTATCCGAAATAACGTAATTTTTTGAGAatacagggtcagccagtctctggagcaactgggggtgaAGAGCAGCGCTCTGGGACCCAGCAGCCGGGCTGTGCAGCGACCTTGGAGGGGGTGTTCAAAGGGTTAAAAAGGGGGCACTGAGCACCTTTCAGGCTCACGCACAAGTTGGTGATCAGGGGGCCCCAGCCCCCTCAACTACACCATTTCAATGgcgaaatcactctgccgaccatgggatttgaactaacaACCTTCTGACCGCAGGGTCCCACTGACCCACATTCGATCCACTACACTCCCGACACAGTGATAGAAGAGGACACAGCTTTAATTCCTCATTCAGTTATAAACAATTCTGCATCTGCATTCTGCACTTATCTAAATGCCTCAAATCTCATCTGTGCTTTGCTGAACAAAGTAGACACATGTGCATATATTAGAttcaattatttaaatatttatttaaaataatagaTCTAAAATATCTGACAAGCATCAGACTActtttaaaatgtacaaaacTAATTTATATCAATATATTGATTGTactttaaatgtattattttatatttgttatatttcctataaataaaataattcacattATTATATTAAATGACCCACGACGAGGTTTTCCTTACGATAAATTACTAGGAATATTTACGCCTAACTATTATTTATCCAATATGAAACAGAAGTGTCTCAAACTCACAGCTGTAGGTGCTAAATCATCGAAAGtgtaaaattaaacattttagcGAGAAAAAAAGATGTGTATAATTTCTAACCAAgcaaaaaataagaaaataactTTAATGAATCCACAGATAAACTTTCGAGAGTTAGATCGAGACATATTTCatttaggtttatttttttttccaaaaaagtgcaaaagtATAAAACAGCTATACATACActttaaaatattaaactgtACATGTTGTTTTTCTCCGCATAAGCTATTAACAATTTGAAGACATCTCAGAATAAGgacaattaaaaatgaaatatgcaGCCTGTTCGGCTAATAAACATTATTGCTTTTAATTCCAGTATTATAAGGCTTGTACAGTCAGAACGAGGGACATTACATCATCCTTCATCCCTTGGCATAAAGAAAAAGAATCATCTTATAAACATCGTCACTTTGCGAAGTTCGATTGATGGTCCTGGGCAGCCCCCCGTTTCCCCCCCATTAACCCCCCCATGGGAGATGCGTCGAGGCCAGGGCATTACACACTGTTGTAATTACAATAATAGACCGCCGTGCTGGCGTCGGAGAGGACGGAGGAGATGAGGTTGTCTGAGGCGGCCATATTGGTGTCATGGGCCATAAACGGCAAGCCGGACAGCTCCTGCCGGGCGGAGGAGTTCAGGTACTGTTCGAACTCGCTCCGGTCCACATCTCCGAGGAGTTCCTGCTGCCCAATGGGCTCCATGGCCTCGGGGGGGTGACCGTCGGGGGGTGGGGACAACTGTCCGGCCTGCTGTCCCGGGGGCCTCTTGGCATGAACAGGGCTGCAGTGAGAGTAGTAGAGGGCCAGCGGGTTTGGGCAGCCCGGGAAGCCGGATAGGGAGGCCCCCGGAGTCGCCATGGACGCCTGATCCACGGGGGGGAGGTGTCTGTGGAGAAGAGCGCCCCCATGTGGATCCTGGGGAGGGTACTCTGGGGCTTGTGGGTGGTATGGGTATACAGAATGGCAGTCTTcctgggaattctgggaaaaaaagatGGGGTCGCCCTCCACAGCATCCAGGGGTGAGGTGTCGGGCGTGGGCAGGTTGTATGGCTCGTAGTGCCCCCCCATGGCCGGGACCTCGTGCTGGTAGTGCCCCCCTGCTGGGACCTGGTAGCCGACATGCTTGTGGAAGTTGACGCCAGGGACGACGTCGCCGCAGACTCGGCCGTCGGCGCCGCCGCGGGCCGCATGGTCCGGGACGCCGTGCACCAGGAAGCCCGAGTCCAGCCGTTTCACCCGCTTGACCTGCTTCCTCCGACGGGGCCGGTACTTGTAGTTGGGGTGGTCCTGCATGTGCTGCACCCTCAGCCTCTCGGCCTCCTCCACGAAGGGGCGCTTCTCTGACACAGGTAAGGCTTTCCAGGATttccctgtgggggggggggagggggattccTCGTTAGAACAGGAATAAATCTCTACAACCCAAGTTACCCCAAAGAAAATTTCGTTACAGACCTCACTTTCTGTTTTACAGAAATTACTTTAAATTTAGAATTTCcccattttgtgttttatacATTAAACATCGTTATAACAAATTATTTCCAACAGGCGTGTGCATAATTCTACATATTTTAGCCAAATCCCGTTTCCCACAAATCACCCACGAGCGCTTTTTTAAGTTTAGGGAATTCCCTTAAACTCGTCCATATCCGAGTTTATCGATCAATTTTC
The Paramormyrops kingsleyae isolate MSU_618 chromosome 4, PKINGS_0.4, whole genome shotgun sequence genome window above contains:
- the sox17 gene encoding transcription factor SOX-17 is translated as MSSPDAGYASDDQTQARCAMSMIIGHCQWTEPLSPMSEGKIKSEPGCGSQSRGKGEPRIRRPMNAFMVWAKDERKRLAQQNPDLHNAELSKMLGKSWKALPVSEKRPFVEEAERLRVQHMQDHPNYKYRPRRRKQVKRVKRLDSGFLVHGVPDHAARGGADGRVCGDVVPGVNFHKHVGYQVPAGGHYQHEVPAMGGHYEPYNLPTPDTSPLDAVEGDPIFFSQNSQEDCHSVYPYHPQAPEYPPQDPHGGALLHRHLPPVDQASMATPGASLSGFPGCPNPLALYYSHCSPVHAKRPPGQQAGQLSPPPDGHPPEAMEPIGQQELLGDVDRSEFEQYLNSSARQELSGLPFMAHDTNMAASDNLISSVLSDASTAVYYCNYNSV